The Janthinobacterium lividum genome has a window encoding:
- the kdpC gene encoding potassium-transporting ATPase subunit KdpC — translation MSTIVRPALVLFAALTVICGVVYPFATAGIGQLAFNDEVNGSIVERGGKPVGSTLIGQSFTSPKYFWGRPSATAPMANNGAGSGGSNQGPTNPALVDAVKARIAALKEADPGNTRAVPVDLVTASSSGLDPEISLAGALYQAPRVARVRAVPLAQVENAIAKVQKTAYIGFFGEPRVNVLELNLALDAAAK, via the coding sequence ATGAGCACTATCGTACGTCCCGCCCTGGTCCTGTTTGCCGCGCTGACCGTGATCTGCGGCGTCGTCTATCCGTTTGCCACGGCCGGTATCGGGCAGCTGGCTTTCAACGATGAAGTCAACGGCAGCATTGTCGAGCGTGGCGGAAAGCCCGTCGGCTCCACCCTGATCGGCCAGTCCTTCACCTCGCCCAAGTATTTCTGGGGCCGGCCATCGGCTACCGCGCCGATGGCGAATAACGGCGCCGGTTCGGGTGGCTCGAACCAAGGACCGACCAATCCGGCCCTGGTGGACGCCGTCAAGGCGCGCATCGCCGCCCTGAAGGAAGCTGACCCCGGCAACACGCGCGCCGTTCCCGTCGACCTGGTGACGGCGTCGAGCAGCGGCCTGGATCCGGAAATCAGCCTGGCGGGCGCCCTGTACCAGGCGCCGCGCGTGGCCCGCGTGCGCGCCGTACCGCTGGCGCAGGTGGAAAACGCCATCGCCAAGGTGCAGAAAACCGCGTATATCGGCTTTTTCGGCGAACCGCGGGTGAATGTGCTGGAACTGAATCTGGCGCTCGATGCGGCCGCGAAGTAA